A DNA window from Halococcus salifodinae DSM 8989 contains the following coding sequences:
- a CDS encoding PPC domain-containing protein, whose product MDRRKIVAGLLVTAICLLAVGAFSTAATAQYDPVNETEPNDDRESATAIEERRFVEGVANESDEDWFSFDARAGHAIRVTGGMGMGSADLTLYGPNGNQLGSGNTGGTEDNAVIGVTAPTDGTYYVRASGVDEYKQGYNFAVATTPPDRFEPNDDRQGAPSVDPDTTVSGTIVNTTNARDEDWFAVEADAGENVFATVGLNDTGAEFGQNVRVGIYDAEGNRVGEFGSSSTTIDGLDVRGNTTEQFSSSADAGDRYAVSEPGTYYVRVSAAETRLTGFTGYDLTINVGEGRLGGAPVPPENELQQAAEKLAPNAQQESEPNGEATDATQIARPTVRGVATLNDTDYFTLDVEEGEEISLEATLADGANYGALSVDLRTPDGNTIVSGSTVDPGTSATIADEAAERSGKYLVTVRPAEGVGPYGLTRPNAYALNVEPSPESESSGPTSLVIIGGSPDDKVTYRVGFDGSVERSGASHGAPIDDDGVTVDRDVDEIGNSRIDGRLGGGGDAYLVDGSITGLELDGDAQVFIDGEEVDPDSLGSVPDEETATPTPTPTATPTPTPTATATPTPTATATPTQTPTATATATETTTATETATQRPTTEPTTTETTRAATTTTNASGEVVGSTATETTTSTGPGFGFVGALLAAIVATVLAVRKR is encoded by the coding sequence ATGGATCGAAGGAAAATCGTGGCGGGACTGCTCGTCACGGCGATCTGTCTGCTCGCGGTGGGCGCGTTCTCGACGGCGGCCACCGCACAGTACGACCCGGTGAACGAAACCGAACCGAACGACGACCGGGAGAGCGCGACAGCCATCGAAGAACGACGGTTCGTCGAGGGAGTTGCGAACGAGTCGGACGAGGACTGGTTCAGCTTCGATGCCCGAGCCGGCCATGCGATCAGAGTGACTGGTGGCATGGGGATGGGATCCGCCGATCTCACGCTGTACGGCCCGAACGGCAACCAGCTCGGCAGCGGCAACACCGGCGGAACGGAGGACAACGCCGTCATCGGCGTCACAGCACCAACGGATGGCACGTACTACGTTCGGGCCAGCGGAGTGGATGAGTACAAACAGGGATATAATTTCGCCGTCGCAACCACGCCCCCGGATAGGTTCGAGCCGAACGACGACCGGCAGGGAGCACCGTCAGTCGATCCGGACACGACGGTTTCGGGGACGATCGTCAATACGACGAACGCCCGTGACGAGGACTGGTTCGCGGTCGAGGCGGACGCGGGCGAGAACGTCTTCGCAACCGTCGGTTTGAACGACACCGGCGCTGAGTTCGGGCAGAACGTCCGCGTCGGAATCTACGACGCCGAAGGGAACCGGGTCGGCGAGTTCGGCAGCTCCTCCACCACGATAGACGGGCTCGACGTACGAGGGAACACGACCGAGCAGTTCTCGTCGTCGGCCGACGCCGGGGATCGATACGCCGTCTCCGAACCCGGAACGTACTACGTCCGTGTCTCCGCCGCCGAGACCCGCCTCACCGGCTTCACCGGGTACGACCTCACGATCAACGTGGGCGAGGGACGGTTGGGGGGAGCGCCGGTTCCCCCGGAGAACGAACTCCAGCAGGCGGCCGAGAAGCTGGCCCCGAACGCACAACAGGAGAGCGAACCGAACGGCGAGGCGACGGACGCAACACAGATCGCCCGCCCCACCGTCAGGGGCGTGGCCACCCTGAACGACACCGATTACTTCACACTCGATGTCGAAGAGGGCGAAGAGATTTCGCTCGAAGCAACCCTCGCAGACGGAGCGAACTACGGTGCGCTGTCGGTGGATCTACGCACGCCCGACGGAAACACGATAGTTAGCGGGAGTACGGTCGATCCCGGCACATCCGCCACCATCGCCGACGAAGCTGCCGAACGGAGCGGAAAATATCTGGTCACAGTGCGGCCGGCCGAAGGAGTCGGTCCGTATGGATTGACACGACCGAACGCATACGCGCTGAACGTCGAGCCGAGTCCCGAGAGTGAGTCGAGCGGCCCCACGTCACTCGTCATCATCGGCGGCAGTCCGGATGACAAGGTCACGTACAGAGTGGGCTTCGATGGCAGCGTCGAACGCAGCGGCGCAAGCCACGGCGCACCGATCGACGACGATGGCGTCACCGTCGACAGGGACGTCGACGAAATCGGTAACTCGCGAATCGACGGTCGGCTCGGCGGTGGCGGCGACGCCTATCTCGTCGACGGCTCGATTACGGGCCTCGAACTCGACGGCGACGCACAGGTGTTCATCGACGGCGAGGAGGTCGATCCGGACTCGCTTGGTAGCGTTCCCGATGAGGAAACCGCAACGCCGACCCCGACACCGACAGCCACGCCAACTCCCACACCCACCGCAACCGCCACGCCGACGCCAACCGCGACTGCCACCCCGACACAGACACCGACTGCGACCGCAACAGCGACAGAGACCACAACAGCCACCGAGACCGCAACACAACGCCCGACCACGGAACCGACGACGACCGAAACCACGCGAGCGGCGACCACGACCACGAACGCCAGCGGCGAGGTCGTCGGCAGTACTGCGACTGAGACGACCACATCGACCGGCCCTGGCTTCGGCTTCGTGGGCGCACTACTCGCGGCGATCGTGGCCACCGTGCTCGCGGTCCGGAAGCGCTGA
- the secF gene encoding protein translocase subunit SecF encodes MVAFDVPDVEYTRYSNRQLAAIPLAVLALALVVLAGWYVVTGAPVTPGIAFTGGSEIQIVTDDSQAAIEDAFATEPESVRAVRGEGSYIVTFQSTDTDAIRASADQAGYEVESIQGTSATFGSRTQQLGLLGLGAAFVGMALLVFAMFRTFIPSVAVVLSAFSDMVIPLALMNVFGIKLSLGTVAALLMLIGYSVDSDILLNNHILRRRGDFYESTYRAMRTGVTMTLTSLSAMAVMAIVSTYFDIPLLPEIGTVLVFGLAADLMNTYLMNVSLLRWYKYEGVAR; translated from the coding sequence ATGGTTGCGTTCGACGTGCCGGACGTGGAGTACACCCGGTACTCGAACCGTCAGCTCGCGGCGATCCCGCTGGCGGTGCTCGCGCTCGCGCTGGTTGTGCTCGCCGGCTGGTACGTCGTGACCGGCGCACCGGTGACGCCGGGGATCGCGTTCACTGGCGGCAGCGAGATCCAGATCGTGACAGACGACAGCCAGGCCGCGATCGAGGACGCCTTCGCCACCGAGCCCGAGTCGGTGCGGGCGGTCCGCGGCGAAGGCAGCTACATCGTCACGTTCCAGTCGACCGACACCGACGCGATCCGGGCGAGCGCCGATCAGGCCGGCTACGAGGTCGAGTCCATCCAGGGAACCTCGGCGACCTTTGGCTCGCGGACCCAGCAGCTCGGTCTGCTCGGCCTCGGCGCGGCGTTCGTCGGGATGGCACTGTTGGTGTTCGCGATGTTCCGGACGTTCATCCCCTCGGTCGCGGTGGTGCTGTCGGCGTTTTCGGACATGGTGATCCCGCTCGCGCTGATGAACGTCTTCGGGATCAAGCTCTCGCTCGGGACCGTCGCCGCACTCCTGATGCTGATCGGGTACAGCGTCGACTCCGACATCCTGCTCAACAACCACATCCTTCGGCGGCGTGGTGACTTCTACGAGAGCACCTACCGCGCGATGCGGACCGGAGTGACGATGACGCTGACGTCGCTCTCGGCGATGGCGGTGATGGCGATCGTCTCGACGTACTTCGACATTCCGCTCCTACCCGAGATCGGGACCGTGCTGGTGTTCGGGCTCGCGGCCGATCTGATGAACACCTATCTGATGAACGTGAGTCTGCTGCGGTGGTACAAGTACGAGGGCGTGGCGCGATGA
- a CDS encoding PPC domain-containing protein produces MSRTTMSSRVAILAVAFAIVSSVLAPAVVAQSSNQIESEPNDTRESATSIEKGQFVEGTVSASDEDWLAFDAEAGHAIRVTGGIGAESPSITLYGPNGEQLGSGTTGGTADAVEISTTAPETGTYYLRTSFDSEYDARYGVTVATGAPDSFETNDDRGSAAAIEPGSSHDATLFAGEDDWFAVEADAGENVTASAELTNTGGEVSQNVRMELYDSDGNRVGEVGENPTQVDSASNRTYGSPVGYQPVASQYHVASESGTYYVRVSPAESGSVAGFVGYELSVGTAGGSDDGSSGDARSLVIVGGSPEDKVSYDVGFEGSTERSGESHGAPIEDRHVTVDRDVDEIGDGRIDGRLGGGGDAYLIDGEVTGLELDGEARVFIDGEEVDPDSLGGVAAEDTATPTPTPTATPTPTPTETATATPTPTATQTATPTPTATPTPTSTQTATPTTTATSTTTDTVTTTDTPTHTTTGTANVTTETANATTGTANVTTGTANATTNDTGGQVVGGADAQNETTSSGGPGFGLVGGAVAVLAAIALAVRRD; encoded by the coding sequence ATGAGTCGTACAACGATGTCGAGTCGGGTCGCGATCCTCGCGGTAGCGTTCGCAATCGTATCGAGTGTGCTCGCGCCAGCGGTAGTCGCACAGTCTAGCAACCAGATAGAAAGTGAGCCGAACGACACCCGCGAGAGCGCGACGTCGATCGAAAAGGGGCAGTTCGTCGAGGGCACGGTGAGCGCCAGCGACGAGGACTGGCTCGCGTTCGACGCCGAGGCCGGCCACGCCATCAGAGTGACCGGCGGTATCGGAGCGGAGTCGCCGTCGATCACGCTGTACGGGCCGAACGGCGAGCAACTCGGCAGCGGAACGACCGGCGGGACGGCGGATGCGGTCGAGATCAGTACGACGGCTCCCGAAACGGGGACGTACTACCTCCGGACGAGTTTCGATAGCGAGTACGACGCGCGATACGGCGTCACGGTCGCAACCGGAGCGCCTGATAGTTTCGAGACGAACGACGACCGCGGGAGTGCAGCGGCGATCGAACCCGGTAGCTCACACGACGCGACGCTCTTTGCGGGCGAAGACGACTGGTTCGCGGTCGAGGCCGACGCGGGCGAGAACGTCACCGCCAGCGCCGAGCTGACGAACACCGGTGGTGAGGTCTCCCAGAACGTCCGGATGGAGCTCTACGACTCCGACGGCAACCGTGTCGGCGAGGTCGGGGAGAACCCGACCCAGGTCGACAGCGCATCGAACCGCACCTACGGATCGCCGGTCGGCTACCAGCCGGTCGCGAGCCAGTATCACGTCGCCAGCGAGTCCGGCACGTACTACGTCCGTGTCAGTCCGGCCGAATCCGGGAGCGTCGCCGGGTTCGTCGGCTACGAACTGTCCGTCGGGACGGCCGGTGGCTCCGACGACGGATCGTCGGGCGACGCCAGATCGCTGGTGATCGTCGGTGGCAGCCCGGAGGACAAGGTCTCCTACGATGTCGGCTTCGAGGGGAGCACCGAGCGGAGCGGCGAGAGCCACGGCGCGCCGATCGAGGATCGTCACGTGACCGTCGATAGGGACGTCGACGAGATCGGTGACGGCAGGATCGACGGCCGGCTCGGCGGCGGCGGCGACGCGTATCTGATCGATGGTGAAGTGACGGGACTCGAACTCGACGGCGAGGCGCGGGTCTTCATCGACGGCGAGGAGGTCGATCCGGACTCGCTTGGCGGCGTTGCCGCGGAGGACACCGCAACGCCGACACCGACGCCGACCGCGACGCCTACTCCCACGCCAACCGAGACGGCAACCGCGACACCGACGCCGACTGCAACACAGACAGCGACTCCCACGCCGACCGCAACACCAACACCCACCTCGACGCAGACCGCAACGCCAACCACGACGGCGACCTCGACGACGACTGACACCGTAACGACGACCGATACACCGACCCACACCACGACCGGAACGGCCAACGTCACGACCGAAACGGCCAACGCCACGACCGGAACGGCCAACGTCACGACCGGGACGGCCAACGCCACGACCAACGACACCGGTGGACAGGTCGTCGGCGGAGCGGACGCCCAGAACGAAACCACGTCGTCAGGTGGTCCCGGGTTCGGTCTCGTTGGCGGTGCCGTCGCGGTGTTGGCGGCGATTGCGCTCGCCGTGCGGCGAGACTGA
- a CDS encoding DUF5812 family protein, whose protein sequence is MAKHGTFLVTHADDDSAVLKDTADGQVHTLATNPDPGGDELVAGEAIEATIAPEPPMEVAWELREIDDRRSLTVERSPEPPTTQEREIGADQEAGDLTRRDRAGVGEIHVLTVPPERTEAAVEDVVDDEATLVRAADLGVVRVEVRSDDEDGVVSVRYMP, encoded by the coding sequence ATGGCAAAGCACGGAACCTTTCTCGTCACGCACGCCGACGACGATTCGGCGGTGTTGAAGGATACTGCGGACGGCCAGGTCCACACGCTCGCCACGAACCCCGATCCGGGTGGCGACGAACTGGTAGCAGGTGAGGCGATCGAGGCCACCATCGCGCCCGAACCGCCCATGGAAGTGGCGTGGGAACTCCGCGAGATCGACGACCGACGATCGCTGACCGTCGAACGGAGCCCCGAACCGCCGACGACCCAGGAGCGAGAGATCGGTGCCGATCAGGAGGCAGGCGATCTCACCCGACGCGATCGGGCTGGTGTCGGCGAGATTCACGTGCTCACCGTACCGCCTGAACGGACCGAAGCCGCAGTTGAGGACGTGGTGGATGACGAGGCGACGCTGGTGCGGGCGGCCGATCTCGGCGTCGTGCGCGTCGAAGTCCGATCTGACGATGAGGACGGTGTGGTGAGCGTGCGCTACATGCCCTGA